A window from uncultured Fretibacterium sp. encodes these proteins:
- the nadD gene encoding nicotinate-nucleotide adenylyltransferase, with translation MSIKTGIMGGTFDPIHYGHLLAAEECRRRLDIDRIVFVPAGAPPHKTDRRVTPAEDRYAMTLLATAGVPEFSVSRMEIERKRPTYTVDTLREFIARGTPPKDLFFITGLDALLSIETWVDCMLLPTLCTLVTATRPGYDVQGLDSLPEGIRDHLRLVEIPEFAISSTEIRRRAGDGRGVRFLVPRLVEAYIESAGLYRNVEASNVEASNMEVSRQ, from the coding sequence GTGTCCATCAAGACGGGCATCATGGGAGGAACGTTCGATCCCATCCATTACGGGCATCTGCTGGCGGCCGAGGAATGCCGCCGCCGCCTTGATATCGATCGGATCGTCTTCGTCCCGGCGGGCGCCCCTCCGCACAAGACGGATCGCCGGGTGACGCCCGCCGAGGATCGCTACGCCATGACGCTGCTGGCGACGGCCGGGGTTCCGGAGTTCTCCGTCTCCCGGATGGAGATCGAGCGAAAACGCCCCACCTACACCGTGGACACGCTGAGGGAATTTATTGCAAGGGGAACCCCCCCCAAGGATCTCTTTTTCATCACGGGCCTGGACGCCCTCCTCTCTATCGAGACTTGGGTGGACTGCATGCTTCTACCCACGCTGTGTACTCTGGTCACGGCGACCCGACCGGGGTATGACGTCCAGGGGCTGGACTCCCTCCCCGAGGGGATTCGGGACCATCTCAGGCTGGTCGAGATCCCCGAGTTCGCCATCTCCAGCACCGAGATTCGCCGGCGGGCCGGCGACGGCCGGGGCGTGCGCTTCCTGGTGCCCCGCCTCGTCGAGGCGTACATCGAGTCCGCGGGGCTCTACAGGAATGTGGAGGCGTCGAATGTGGAAGCCTCGAATATGGAGGTGTCGCGGCAGTGA
- a CDS encoding LCP family protein, with product MRFFKIFGIALLLLLAVSGGAAFRLKEVLLPKDPLDLGQSLAVGSDDAQTERKDGPYIDPVLGTVNVLIVGLDNVDGGSRTDAIALAIFDADNKAVRVASIPRDSRVQIPGRGWDKINHAYVYGGIDLLKETVVNLTGMAVNYFVMVNYKSFPRIIDLIGGIDIYVDKPLKYTDYSGKLFIDISKGQQHMDGRTALGYVRFRHDPLGDIGRVQRQQKFMDIVLSRLKSPAILPRIPALIDEVVAAVDTDLTPLEALKLMQFANALPPDRVQMFMAPGKSGYSGNLSYWILDTVGLSLQLAAKLPPQGQRDVLSSDAGKVSDDVAPAAAPLTEERLRELRERIGKIGILNGDGASGLGRRASRLFQRIGIEVPYAGNARHFDYHSTNIIYPAGGKEADRDAALALAELCGITNAGLVREDRRATLVSIIFGHDKDTVFRRLESLNF from the coding sequence GTGAGATTTTTCAAGATTTTCGGGATCGCCCTTCTGCTCCTTCTGGCAGTGTCGGGAGGGGCCGCTTTTCGTCTGAAGGAGGTCCTGTTGCCAAAAGATCCTCTCGACCTGGGGCAGTCCCTGGCCGTCGGGAGCGACGATGCCCAGACGGAGCGGAAGGACGGGCCCTATATCGATCCCGTCTTGGGCACGGTGAACGTCCTTATCGTGGGATTGGACAACGTGGACGGCGGCTCGCGCACCGACGCTATTGCCTTGGCTATTTTCGACGCGGACAACAAGGCAGTGCGCGTGGCCTCCATCCCCAGGGACTCCCGTGTGCAGATCCCGGGGCGTGGCTGGGACAAGATCAACCACGCCTATGTCTACGGGGGCATCGACCTTCTGAAGGAGACCGTGGTGAACCTGACCGGGATGGCGGTCAACTATTTCGTGATGGTCAACTACAAGAGCTTCCCCCGGATCATCGACCTGATCGGGGGCATCGATATCTACGTGGACAAGCCGCTGAAGTACACGGACTACTCGGGCAAACTCTTCATCGACATCTCTAAGGGGCAGCAGCACATGGACGGCAGGACGGCTCTCGGATACGTTCGCTTCCGACACGACCCCCTGGGGGACATCGGCCGCGTCCAACGGCAGCAGAAGTTCATGGACATTGTCCTGTCCAGGCTGAAGTCCCCGGCTATTCTGCCCCGTATCCCCGCCCTCATCGACGAGGTCGTCGCCGCCGTCGATACCGACCTGACGCCGCTGGAGGCCCTGAAGCTCATGCAGTTCGCCAACGCGCTTCCGCCGGACCGGGTGCAGATGTTCATGGCCCCAGGCAAGTCGGGGTACAGCGGGAACCTGAGCTATTGGATCCTCGACACGGTGGGGCTGTCCCTCCAGTTGGCGGCGAAGCTTCCGCCCCAGGGACAGCGGGACGTCCTGAGCTCCGATGCCGGAAAGGTCTCAGACGACGTGGCTCCGGCGGCGGCGCCCCTCACGGAGGAGCGCCTGAGGGAGCTTCGGGAGCGAATCGGCAAGATCGGCATCCTGAATGGGGATGGGGCGTCCGGCCTTGGCAGGAGGGCCTCCCGACTCTTCCAGCGGATAGGGATCGAGGTCCCCTACGCGGGAAATGCGCGGCATTTCGACTATCATTCGACGAACATCATCTACCCCGCCGGCGGCAAGGAGGCGGACAGAGATGCAGCCCTGGCGCTGGCCGAGCTCTGTGGCATAACCAACGCCGGCCTGGTCCGGGAGGATCGGCGGGCGACCCTGGTCTCCATCATCTTCGGGCACGACAAGGATACCGTGTTCAGGCGCCTGGAGTCCCTGAACTTCTGA
- the rsfS gene encoding ribosome silencing factor, which translates to MGKLGDYEDVCSALSDKKAQDVVVLDLGDAGTLADVFILATGNSDVHMKTLTETAEEALKRRGLAVRLEGEHSSNWRLIDAGDVAVHIFSRKGREFYKLEKLWGDAEALRYEYVE; encoded by the coding sequence ATGGGAAAACTTGGAGATTATGAGGACGTCTGTTCGGCTCTATCCGACAAGAAGGCGCAGGATGTCGTCGTCTTGGATCTTGGGGACGCGGGGACGCTGGCCGATGTGTTTATCCTGGCGACGGGAAATTCCGATGTCCACATGAAGACCCTGACGGAGACGGCAGAGGAGGCCCTAAAGCGCCGGGGCCTGGCGGTTCGGCTGGAGGGGGAGCACAGCTCCAACTGGAGGCTGATCGACGCGGGCGACGTCGCCGTCCACATTTTCAGCCGAAAGGGACGGGAGTTCTACAAACTCGAAAAGCTTTGGGGCGACGCCGAGGCGCTCCGTTATGAATACGTGGAATAG
- a CDS encoding TAXI family TRAP transporter solute-binding subunit, whose product MLGVFLAVGLLLVAGSAVAADKTFLSIATGGVAGTYYPLGGGLAQVMNKHVPDVEVTAETGNASAANINLIAGHEVSMALVQNDVSYLAAKGEKPFNKPVENLRMIASLYPEHMQCITVKDSGIKSLMEIKGKRVSVGAPGSGVAGSLSSIFSVAGLKYSDMNADFLDFANTAERIQDGQLDAGFVLAGYPTAAVMALAAQRDIDLVAFDEDLLDKLVKQFPYFTKDVVPAGTYKGIDHDTPTPAVMAILVCDAAMPGDLVYNITKAIFENLEELKPVHDKAKLISLDTALKGASVAVHPGAAKYYKEKGMAVPEL is encoded by the coding sequence GTGTTGGGTGTTTTTCTCGCAGTGGGGCTTCTTTTGGTAGCGGGATCCGCTGTTGCTGCGGACAAGACGTTCCTCTCCATCGCCACGGGCGGCGTGGCCGGGACGTACTATCCCCTGGGCGGCGGGTTGGCCCAGGTCATGAACAAGCATGTACCTGACGTCGAGGTGACGGCCGAGACGGGCAACGCCTCCGCGGCGAACATCAACCTGATCGCCGGGCATGAGGTGAGCATGGCGCTGGTCCAGAACGACGTATCCTACCTGGCGGCTAAGGGTGAAAAACCCTTCAACAAGCCGGTGGAGAACCTGAGGATGATCGCGTCCCTCTATCCGGAGCACATGCAGTGCATCACGGTGAAGGACAGTGGGATCAAAAGCCTGATGGAGATCAAGGGCAAGCGCGTCTCCGTCGGCGCGCCGGGGTCGGGGGTGGCCGGCAGCCTGAGCTCGATCTTCTCGGTGGCCGGGCTCAAATACTCCGATATGAACGCCGATTTTCTGGACTTCGCCAACACGGCCGAGCGTATTCAGGACGGACAGCTGGACGCCGGTTTCGTGCTTGCCGGCTATCCGACGGCGGCGGTGATGGCCTTGGCGGCTCAGAGGGACATCGACCTCGTGGCCTTCGACGAGGACCTTCTGGACAAGCTCGTCAAGCAGTTCCCCTACTTCACGAAGGACGTCGTCCCCGCGGGCACCTACAAGGGTATCGACCACGATACCCCGACCCCGGCCGTCATGGCGATTCTGGTCTGCGACGCAGCGATGCCGGGTGACCTGGTCTACAACATCACCAAGGCCATCTTCGAGAACCTTGAGGAGCTGAAGCCCGTCCACGACAAGGCGAAGCTGATCTCCCTGGATACGGCGCTCAAGGGCGCCTCCGTCGCCGTCCATCCCGGAGCGGCGAAGTACTATAAGGAAAAGGGAATGGCGGTTCCCGAGCTGTAA